In Cyanobacterium stanieri LEGE 03274, the genomic window CCCACCAAACCCAAGAAGTTTTACCCATAATACAGGCTAAAACAGAAAAATTAATGGTCAAGGGTTTAAGTCAGGCTTCCCTAATTAAAACTAAGGTTGATAATCTTATCCAAGATGATAATCCCCTTAACATTCAAGCATTAATATGGGCTGCGATCGATTACTTTTTTAATGTTAAATTAGACGAAAATAAACCCCTAACCTTTTCTAAAAATAGTGAAGAATTATTTTTAATTGATGGACAAATTAGCGATCCTTGGTTATCGTGGGAAGACTTGTATGGAGAAAAAAAATCTCCTCTTTTTAACAATCAATTAAAAACCAATCCACCATCTGCCATTGTTATTGATAAGTCCTTAGAAAAAGATTTAGAAATATCAAAACAGGTGTCAGATAATAAAAATAATTTGACAAACCAATCATTATCTAAAAATAAGAATAATACTGAAAATAAAACCATTACTATAGTTCAGGAAAAAGAATTTACTGAGGTTGAGAAACATCCCTCAGAAGGCGAAATCGAGGCTAAAGTTATCAGTATTGGTTATGATAAACATTTTTTAGAAATTATCCTCGAAAAGTTAGATACATTAATACTCGCTTTAGAAGAATTTATTCTAAAGATAATTCGTTTTCTCAAGTCATTAATTGCCTAATTTATCCTGACATAGACATCCAACCAAATCCGAGGACAATTAAAAAGGAATTTGATCCAAAGTTGTATCATCGCCACCATCACTTTCTTGAAGATCTTCCATGGAGTGATCTTCCTCAAGGGTAGCACCAGAATCATTATAATGATCTTCATTTCCAAAATTAGGGACATTATTACGGGGAGATTGTGAACCCACTTTTTGAATTTGAGAAACCGTTAATTCAGCAATTTTTTCCTTATATCCCTGTCTTTCCACCAAATCCATCTTTAAACGGCCAGATAATATTACTTCGTCGCCTTCCTTATAATTTTGTTCAATGTCTGTGGCTAGATTTCCCCAAGCAATTACCTTGAGGGTTGATGGGGGGTTATTGGGTGAAATACTCTCAAATTCTACCATCATTTCACTGATAGCTAGTTGACTTTCTTGGGTATATCGTAATTGAGGACTACGAACAATGGTGGCTGTTAAAACGCAACTATTCATGGTTT contains:
- a CDS encoding single-stranded DNA-binding protein; the protein is MNSCVLTATIVRSPQLRYTQESQLAISEMMVEFESISPNNPPSTLKVIAWGNLATDIEQNYKEGDEVILSGRLKMDLVERQGYKEKIAELTVSQIQKVGSQSPRNNVPNFGNEDHYNDSGATLEEDHSMEDLQESDGGDDTTLDQIPF